The sequence GTTGCATGACGTGCGCCGGCTTCATGACGGACATGATCCGCTGCATGGTGCACGCTGCGGTGCGTGGATTAGCGAAGGCGGGTTCGCCGCCAGGTACGGCCTGCGCGCCAACGTCCTCAATGCCCGCCAACTGGAGCAGATTGCTTACTGCTGCACCTGGCATGTGCCGCCTGATCAGGCGGTACCGGCGATGACGCCGGAGCTGATATGCCTCAAGGATGCGGATGCACTGGACCGGGTCCGGCTAGGCGGACTGGACCGGCGGTTCTTGCGCACCGGCATCGCGGCGGCGCTGGTGCATCAGGCGCAATTTCTGTGCGATACCAGCGAACTGCAGGCCGGTTTTCGGGATGACCAGTGGGATGCCGTCCGTCTGGCGGCGCAGCGAATGGGTGTGTGGTCCCGGCCGGACGACGTGCGCCCGTCCGCCGGCCGGTGGCATTTTTTTGCGACCTGAGAACGCCGCCATGCAAGCCGACACAACGGGGATGCGTGAACAGGTCACGCCGGTCGATCTGACTGCCGCGCCTTGCGAACGGGTACTGCTGATGTGCGAGGCGCTGGCAGGATGTGGCACGCTGGTTCTTCATGGCAGCAATGTCCGACCGGTGCTGCAGACGCTGGAACCACGTCAGGCCAACGACCGCGCCAAGGTATCGGGCAATCAGTGTGCGGTGTACGCCAGCCTCGATGCCAGAGTAGCGTTGATGTACGCCTTGCTTGACCGGTGCTATCTTTCAGCGCGGTTGGGTTCGTGGCGGGTCGCTTATTGCTGGCAGGCAGGCCAGCTCCGGTTTTGCGTCAGCGACAACCTGTACCAGCTGTTTTGTAACGGCGATCCGGCACTGCTGTCTGACGGTGTGGTCTATGTTCTGGAGCGACGTCGATTCGTGCCGGCAGCGGACTCGGCGACGGAGTTCCACGCGCTATTGCCGCAACGCCCCGTGCACATGCTGAGCGTTGCTGCAACGCTCGGACGGGAGCTGTTTTATGCCGATGGTGATGCCGATGGTGATGCCGCTGGTGCTACCGTCATTCGCTATCCGCAGACGTAGTCTGATCCCCACGTCAATGCAGTGCCCGTTCTCAGTCCAGCTGCACCGAGCCGTCGGCTCCCCAGTTGACTTTCGTGATGCCGGGTTCGTCGGCCTCGAGCTTGCGCAGCGCCAGTTCCTGTGCGCTCAGGCTGGTTTGTTCCAGAGTGAGGGCGACATTCTGGTCGCGGCGTGCCAGAGCCAGCACGATGGTTTGCTGCAGTTCTTCCCATTGCCAGGGTTTCGGAATGAAACGGAACACTTCCGCCTCATTAATAGCCCGCACCGCCGTGTTGAATTCGGTCGAGGCGCTCAGCACCATGCGTACCGCATCCGGCTGGATTTGCCGGAAGCGGTTCAAGAATTGAATGCCGTTCATTGCGGGCATGTGGTAGTCCGAAATGGCCAGGTCGATGTCGATTTCGGCGGCACGCACCAGAGCCTCGGCGGGGTCCGTAAAAACCTCAATCCGGAGTTCGACATCGAACTTGCATTGCCGCAGTGTGCGTTGCAGTGCATGCAATATCAGCGGATCGTCGTCAAGCAGGAGTAGTCGTCGCATGAATTGTGTTCCTCGGATTAGTCGTGATACACCGTGAGACGCAACGGGTGTAACAGCGTTTTTTCGTAATTGATGATCTGGCGTACCAACCCGGCATCGAGCACATGGTCGGCCGACAGCAGCAGGGAGCCATCCGGTAACACCAGATCTTTTGCCAGTGTCATGCCCGGCTGCACTGCGGCGACGGGCACCACGACGGTGGCATGGGCCGGCTCACGCACCGGCACCAGTGCGGCATCGAGCATTTGCACGAAGGCATCGACTACCGCCGGATCATAGCGCTTGCCGCGGCTATGGAGAACGGCGGCGCGGGCTTCTTCGGGACGCAATTTTTTTGGC comes from Actimicrobium sp. CCC2.4 and encodes:
- a CDS encoding metal-dependent phosphohydrolase, with translation MAGGTKRSAEQDFSAASSLPSMLSWDLWRPAETCYLHDAGGIHGTGHAGRMLVWSSVIGGWMRQQGIAVDLDVVRWSAVLHDVRRLHDGHDPLHGARCGAWISEGGFAARYGLRANVLNARQLEQIAYCCTWHVPPDQAVPAMTPELICLKDADALDRVRLGGLDRRFLRTGIAAALVHQAQFLCDTSELQAGFRDDQWDAVRLAAQRMGVWSRPDDVRPSAGRWHFFAT
- a CDS encoding response regulator — its product is MRRLLLLDDDPLILHALQRTLRQCKFDVELRIEVFTDPAEALVRAAEIDIDLAISDYHMPAMNGIQFLNRFRQIQPDAVRMVLSASTEFNTAVRAINEAEVFRFIPKPWQWEELQQTIVLALARRDQNVALTLEQTSLSAQELALRKLEADEPGITKVNWGADGSVQLD